A stretch of Chitinophagaceae bacterium DNA encodes these proteins:
- a CDS encoding ChaN family lipoprotein, producing the protein MKKYFFFLSMLLTVNILFAQQKPAYVLYDADGKKVSYKKMMKQLAKKDIVLFGEFHNNPISHWLELTVAKDLKEKRELIFGAEMFEADNQPALNNYLEGRITAKGLDSTARLWNNYKTDYAPIVNFAKEIKAPFIATNIPRRYASLVSKKGFEALDTLPAKEKAWMAPLPMDYDSTLPGYVNMLKMMGGHASANMPKAQASKDATMAYFILQNFKPGALFIHYNGAYHSDNFDGINWYLKKKKPELNIATISTVSQKNIKALLAENKGKADFIICVDEDMTTTY; encoded by the coding sequence ATGAAAAAATACTTCTTTTTCCTTTCGATGCTCTTGACGGTAAACATACTCTTTGCCCAGCAAAAACCTGCATACGTGCTGTATGATGCTGATGGTAAAAAAGTATCCTACAAAAAAATGATGAAGCAGCTGGCCAAAAAAGACATTGTACTGTTTGGCGAATTTCATAACAACCCGATCTCCCACTGGCTTGAATTAACGGTGGCAAAAGACCTGAAGGAAAAAAGAGAGCTCATTTTTGGCGCCGAAATGTTTGAAGCGGATAACCAGCCCGCATTGAATAATTACCTGGAGGGAAGGATCACGGCCAAAGGGCTTGATTCCACTGCCCGGCTCTGGAACAATTACAAAACCGATTATGCTCCCATTGTGAATTTTGCCAAAGAGATAAAAGCGCCGTTTATTGCCACGAATATCCCCCGGCGCTATGCTTCCCTGGTTTCTAAAAAAGGATTTGAGGCCCTGGATACTTTACCGGCAAAAGAAAAAGCGTGGATGGCACCCCTGCCTATGGACTACGATTCCACCCTGCCTGGCTATGTGAACATGCTGAAGATGATGGGCGGCCATGCCAGCGCCAATATGCCCAAGGCCCAGGCAAGTAAGGATGCCACTATGGCTTATTTCATTTTGCAGAATTTTAAACCCGGCGCTTTATTCATTCATTACAACGGGGCCTATCATTCAGATAATTTCGATGGCATCAACTGGTACCTGAAAAAAAAGAAGCCGGAACTGAATATTGCCACCATCAGCACCGTATCGCAGAAGAACATAAAAGCGTTACTGGCTGAAAATAAGGGCAAGGCCGATTTTATCATTTGCGTGGACGAGGACATGACAACAACCTACTGA
- a CDS encoding N-acetylmuramoyl-L-alanine amidase has translation MLFKKMIPVFLLLLLANGCSNKYAPANRSYKKQAKAFARELKKQPAHIDSVLMASSWVGTTNFGMRKPNFVIIHHTAQNACDSTLRTFTLPRTQVSAHYVICKDGTVHHMLHDYLRAWHAGSGRWGNVTDVNSSSIGIELDNNGFEPFAEAQINSLLQVLRTLKKNYSIPEANFIGHADIAPKRKVDPNRYFPWQQLANNGFGYWYDTANVKLPENFNAMQCLRIIGYDTKDPVAAIKAFKLHFIQQDSVAILNDADKKIIYDLYKKY, from the coding sequence ATGCTTTTTAAAAAAATGATCCCTGTTTTCCTGCTCCTCTTACTGGCCAACGGCTGCAGCAACAAATATGCACCTGCCAACCGCAGCTATAAAAAGCAGGCAAAGGCTTTTGCCAGGGAGCTGAAAAAGCAACCGGCACATATCGACAGTGTACTGATGGCTTCCTCCTGGGTGGGTACCACCAATTTCGGAATGCGTAAACCAAACTTTGTCATCATCCATCATACCGCACAGAATGCATGTGACTCTACATTACGGACCTTTACCCTGCCCCGTACCCAGGTAAGCGCCCATTATGTGATCTGCAAAGATGGTACGGTGCATCACATGCTCCATGATTACCTGCGGGCATGGCATGCGGGCAGCGGCCGGTGGGGGAATGTAACGGATGTGAATTCTTCTTCCATCGGTATTGAACTGGACAACAATGGCTTTGAACCTTTTGCCGAAGCGCAGATAAACAGCCTGCTGCAGGTTTTACGAACACTCAAAAAAAATTACAGCATACCTGAGGCCAATTTCATCGGCCACGCCGATATTGCACCAAAAAGAAAGGTTGACCCTAACCGCTACTTTCCGTGGCAGCAGTTGGCAAATAACGGTTTTGGTTACTGGTATGATACCGCCAATGTAAAGCTGCCGGAGAATTTCAACGCCATGCAATGCTTACGGATCATCGGGTACGACACCAAGGATCCGGTTGCGGCCATCAAAGCCTTTAAATTACATTTTATACAACAGGATTCCGTGGCCATACTGAATGATGCAGATAAAAAGATCATTTACGACCTGTATAAGAAATATTGA
- a CDS encoding polysaccharide biosynthesis C-terminal domain-containing protein, translated as MSGIKKLAGQTLWYGIPTIASRFLGYLMNMALPFFIALPEKTADLVQVYTIIPFLNVLYAYGLETAYFRFSQTHDKQKLYNTLSLSLLFSSIFFTVLLVLCKDVLVSATDLQEHPDYILWMAAIIAVDNLNTLPFAKLRQENRPRRYAFARVMGIVINLFVVIFFLGIVPVMVRSNPDHFLQFIYNKDFGLGYYLLGNLCGSLFTLLILSKEIKQVRFHFDTRLWKEVMRYSAPLIIVGLGGMINDVLSRLIYRHVVDLPMQQANHELGIFANIFRIALLITIMIQAFRMAAEPFFFNNSKDENAQKTYARVMKFFVIACCFMFLFIGLFLDVFRWIFTTFADPRWAEGLEVVPLLALGNIFLGIYYNLSVWYKLTDKNTYGAVITVAGAVITIVLNIVLIPVMHYTGAAIATFSCYLFMMISSYLLGQKYYPVPYAVKKLIAYLTLVVLIYLVHLGLLKFISGSLIFSISTGLLLFILFAWFVARIEAKELAKLPVVGKYFNR; from the coding sequence TTGAGCGGCATTAAAAAATTAGCAGGGCAAACTTTATGGTATGGTATACCCACCATTGCCAGCCGCTTCCTCGGTTACCTGATGAATATGGCATTGCCGTTCTTTATCGCATTGCCGGAAAAAACAGCGGACCTGGTTCAGGTTTACACGATCATCCCTTTTCTGAATGTATTATATGCCTACGGCCTGGAAACAGCGTATTTCCGTTTTTCCCAAACCCACGATAAACAAAAGCTCTACAACACCCTTTCGCTATCCCTTTTATTCAGCAGTATATTTTTCACGGTGCTGCTTGTCCTGTGCAAGGATGTGCTGGTTTCGGCCACCGACCTGCAGGAACATCCCGATTATATTCTGTGGATGGCAGCCATCATCGCCGTAGATAACCTGAACACTTTGCCCTTTGCCAAACTGCGGCAGGAAAACCGGCCCAGGCGTTATGCATTTGCCCGGGTAATGGGCATTGTGATCAACCTGTTTGTTGTTATTTTCTTTTTGGGCATCGTACCCGTAATGGTACGTTCAAACCCGGATCATTTTCTTCAATTCATTTACAATAAGGACTTTGGATTGGGGTATTACCTGCTGGGCAATCTTTGCGGGAGCCTCTTTACGCTGCTGATCCTTTCCAAAGAGATAAAACAGGTCCGCTTTCATTTCGATACCAGGCTGTGGAAGGAAGTGATGCGGTACAGTGCGCCGTTGATCATTGTTGGTTTGGGAGGAATGATCAATGATGTGCTCAGCCGGCTGATCTACCGCCACGTGGTCGATCTTCCCATGCAACAGGCCAATCATGAACTGGGTATCTTCGCCAACATCTTCCGCATTGCCTTGCTCATCACCATCATGATTCAGGCATTCCGCATGGCAGCAGAACCTTTCTTCTTTAACAACAGCAAAGATGAGAATGCCCAAAAGACCTATGCCCGGGTGATGAAATTCTTTGTGATCGCCTGTTGCTTTATGTTTTTGTTCATCGGGTTATTCCTGGATGTATTCCGCTGGATCTTTACGACCTTTGCAGATCCACGCTGGGCAGAGGGTCTGGAAGTAGTGCCCCTGCTGGCCCTGGGCAATATTTTCCTGGGCATTTATTATAACCTCAGCGTATGGTATAAGCTTACGGATAAAAATACGTATGGGGCTGTCATAACAGTGGCTGGCGCTGTGATCACCATCGTACTGAATATCGTACTCATTCCGGTAATGCATTATACCGGTGCAGCCATTGCCACTTTCAGTTGCTATTTATTCATGATGATAAGCAGCTACCTGCTGGGACAGAAATATTACCCGGTACCCTATGCCGTAAAGAAACTGATTGCCTATTTAACGCTGGTGGTACTCATCTACCTGGTTCACCTGGGCCTGCTAAAATTCATTTCCGGCTCGCTGATTTTCTCCATAAGCACCGGGTTGTTGCTTTTTATACTCTTCGCCTGGTTCGTGGCCAGGATCGAAGCGAAGGAACTGGCTAAGTTGCCGGTGGTAGGAAAATATTTCAACCGCTGA
- a CDS encoding cytochrome-c peroxidase: protein MFALFVGAGRKPQTPGPKPTYLEFKIPAGWPKPPTDIFARNRLSEEGFQLGKKLFYDGRLSKDGNFPCAGCHQQFGAFATYDHDFSHGYNNTFTTRNAPGLFNLAWMPKFHWDGGVNHIEVQPLSPITAPNEMAENLDSVLRKLKKDTAYPRLFRAAFGSSEINSQRMLKALAQFTGSIISANSKYDKVQRGEASFTPGEQNGYNFFKANCAACHKEPLFTDHSFRNNGLSVSPYLNDFGRMRITGKKADSLKFKVPSLRNVMLTFPYMHDGRFFSLGAVIDHYRNGILTTQPTLDSLLVKRIAISNKEKNELIYFLNTLTDTTMTRDPRFSEKVKYFSH from the coding sequence TTGTTTGCCTTATTTGTGGGAGCAGGCCGTAAACCACAAACCCCGGGTCCAAAACCTACTTACCTCGAATTCAAAATACCGGCAGGATGGCCCAAACCACCTACAGATATCTTTGCCAGGAACCGTTTATCTGAAGAAGGCTTCCAACTGGGCAAAAAATTATTCTATGACGGCCGCTTAAGCAAGGATGGAAATTTCCCCTGCGCCGGTTGTCACCAGCAGTTTGGCGCCTTTGCCACGTATGATCATGATTTCAGCCACGGGTATAATAACACATTCACCACACGCAATGCACCCGGACTTTTCAACCTGGCGTGGATGCCAAAATTTCATTGGGATGGAGGTGTAAACCATATTGAAGTGCAACCGCTCTCCCCCATTACTGCACCCAATGAAATGGCGGAGAACTTAGACAGTGTTCTGCGGAAACTGAAAAAAGATACCGCCTACCCAAGGCTGTTCAGGGCCGCATTCGGAAGCTCTGAGATCAACAGCCAGCGGATGTTGAAGGCATTGGCACAATTCACCGGTTCGATCATTTCTGCCAATTCCAAATACGATAAAGTGCAACGGGGCGAAGCCAGTTTTACACCCGGCGAACAGAATGGTTATAATTTCTTCAAAGCAAACTGTGCGGCCTGTCATAAAGAACCCTTGTTCACCGATCACAGCTTTCGCAACAACGGCCTGTCCGTGAGCCCTTATTTAAATGATTTTGGAAGAATGAGGATAACAGGCAAAAAAGCCGATTCCCTGAAATTCAAAGTGCCCAGCCTGCGGAATGTGATGCTCACCTTCCCGTATATGCACGACGGCAGGTTTTTTTCATTGGGGGCTGTAATAGACCATTACCGCAATGGCATCCTGACCACACAGCCAACACTGGATAGCCTGCTGGTAAAACGTATTGCCATCTCAAACAAGGAAAAGAATGAACTGATCTATTTCCTGAACACCCTCACCGATACAACCATGACCCGTGATCCACGGTTCTCAGAGAAAGTGAAGTATTTCTCGCACTAA
- a CDS encoding sigma-70 family RNA polymerase sigma factor, producing MAAARNKNITNTIKSISNRLFGFIKQRVASTEDAEDILQEVFYQFAGNREPIEQTTSWLYRVARNKIIDNYRKHKLPLADDVLHGAETEEDHFDGREMLLPADSTPETEYLRNLFWEELQQALDELPPAQRDVFVQNEIEGIPFKDIAAQTGESVATLISRKRYAVLHLRERLQVLKDELLNY from the coding sequence ATGGCTGCAGCGCGTAATAAAAATATTACCAACACCATCAAATCAATCAGCAACCGGCTTTTTGGGTTTATCAAGCAGCGGGTGGCCAGCACCGAGGATGCAGAAGACATACTGCAGGAGGTTTTTTACCAGTTTGCAGGCAACCGGGAACCCATCGAGCAGACCACCAGCTGGCTTTACCGGGTGGCCCGGAATAAGATCATCGACAATTACCGCAAGCATAAACTTCCGCTGGCAGATGATGTGTTGCATGGCGCCGAAACAGAGGAAGACCATTTTGACGGGAGGGAAATGCTGTTGCCTGCCGATTCCACCCCCGAAACCGAATACCTTCGGAATCTCTTCTGGGAAGAACTGCAACAGGCACTGGATGAATTGCCCCCTGCCCAACGGGACGTGTTTGTACAAAACGAAATTGAAGGAATACCTTTTAAAGATATAGCAGCACAAACCGGGGAAAGTGTGGCCACACTTATCAGCCGCAAACGGTATGCGGTATTGCATTTACGGGAACGGCTGCAGGTACTGAAGGACGAATTATTAAACTATTAA